The following proteins are co-located in the Dromiciops gliroides isolate mDroGli1 chromosome 2, mDroGli1.pri, whole genome shotgun sequence genome:
- the CNOT8 gene encoding CCR4-NOT transcription complex subunit 8 isoform X2 gives MYSQDSIDLLANSGLQFQKHEEEGIDTLRFAELLMTSGVVLSDNVKWLSFHSGYDFGYMVKLLTDSRLPEEENDFFHVLNLFFPSIYDVKYLMKSCKNLKGGLQEVADQLDLQRIGRQHQAGSDSLLTGMAFFKMKELFFEDSIDDAKYCGRLYGLGTGVAQKQNEDVDSAQEKMSVLAIISNTQQ, from the exons ATGTATTCCCAGGACTCCATAGATCTCCTTGCTAACTCAGGGTTACAGTTCCAGAAGCATGAAGAGGAAGGTATTGACACTTTGCGCTTTGCAGAACTGCTCATGACCTCAGGGGTAGTTCTCTCTGACAACGTCAAATGGCTTTCATTTCACAG TGGTTATGATTTTGGTTACATGGTAAAGCTGCTAACTGATTCACGATtaccagaagaagagaatgatttcTTCCATGTTCTGAACCTCTTCTTCCCATCTATCTATGATGTGAAATACTTGATGAAGAGTTGCAAAAACCTTAAg GGAGGTCTTCAGGAAGTTGCTGATCAGTTGGATTTACAGCGAATTGGCAGACAGCATCAGGCAGGCTCAGACTCTCTGCTCACCGGAATGGCTTTCTTCAAGATGAAAGAG TTATTTTTTGAGGACAGTATTGATGATGCTAAGTACTGTGGACGTCTCTACGGCCTTGGCACAGGAGTGGCACAGAAACAGAATGAGGACGTGGACTCCGCTCAGGAGAAAATGAGTGTACTGGCTATTATCAGTAACACACAACAATGA